Genomic DNA from Acidobacteriota bacterium:
AAACCTCGCGTCTTCGTCACTCGTCGCCTTCCTGAACCAGCGCTCATGCGCTTGAGCCAAGCCTGTGAGTATCGCATCGGTACAGAACACGGCGTCTTGGACCGCGCAGCCCTGCTGGCCGGCGTCCGCGATGCCGAAGGGTTGATCTGCCTACTCACCGACACGATTGATCGCGCGGTGATCGAGGCGGGCCGCCAGTTACGCATCATCGCCAATGTCGCGGTCGGCTACAACAACATTGATGTCGCCTATGCCAAACAGCGCGGCCTGATCGTCACCAACACACCGGATGTGCTGACCGATGCCACAGCGGATTTGACCTGGGCGCTCATCCTGGCCGTCACGCGCCGCCTTGTCGAAGCCGACCAATTCACGCGCGCGGGCAGATTTGACGGCTGGGATTTCGACATGCTGCTGGGCGCGGGCTTGACCGGCAAAACGCTGGGCGTTATCGGCTTTGGGCGTATCGGCAAGGCCGTCGGACGCCGCGCCGTAGGCTTTGGCATGCAGATCATCTATTGCGGCAGTGACGAAATCGCCTATCGCGACGACCCCTCGCACGCCCGGCTTTCGACACCACCCCACAGCACGCCCAAGTGGCGTTCAGACAGTTTCGCCCCGCGCCGCGTCAGCTTCGACCAACTGCTGCAACAATCCGACGTCATCAGCTTGCACGTGCCCCTGGCCGCCACCACCAAACACCTGCTCGACGCCGCCGCCTTCGCCCAGATGAAACCCGGCGCCTATCTCATTAACACCGCGCGCGGCCCCATCGTAGACGAAGCCGCTCTCGTAGCCGCCTTGCAAGGCGGGCACCTGGCAGGCACGGGGCTGGATGTTTATGAGCGCGAACCGGAAATTCACCCGGCTTTATTCTCCCTGCCCAACGTCGTCTTGCTGCCGCACATCGGCAGCGCCACATGCGAAACGCGCACCGCGATGGCTATGCTGGCAGTCGAAAACACGATTGACGTGCTGACTGGCAAAGCGCCCCGCACACCGGTTTGAATGCGAAGTGCGGAATCTCCAATTTCAAATCTCAAATTCGAGCGTTTACGCCAGCCCAATCCATTCCAGACTCCGCATTCCGTATTCGTGTCAGCCAAACCTGTCGCCTGTCGGCCAAACACGCCGCTGACATTTGCATCCCGCCAACTGCAACCGCAAGAATGCTGGACTTAGAATTCGCTGTAAGCTGGCACTTCAATTGCACTGCTGCGGACACCCCCTGGAATTGGTTGACCCGTAAGTTTGCAGAGATGATGAAACAGATTGAACGCATTACCCTGATTTACAACCCGACGGCGGGCGCGCTGCGCCGTAATCCGACGATCATCAATCGCCTGGTGGCGGCGCTTGAAGCGCGGCATCTGGCGGTTACCTTATCGCCCACCAAACGCGCCTATCACGCGACCGAACTTGCCCGTGAAGCCGTCCGCGCCCAGGCCGATTGCGTCTTGGTCTGCGGCGGCGACGGCACCATCAACGAAGCGGTGCAAGCCCTGGTCGGCACTGACACAGCCCTCGCTATCTGGCCCGGCGGCACGGCCAATGTGTTGGCCAAAGAGTTGCGCCTGCCCAACGACCCCGACGCCACGGCGGCGCTGATCACGCAGCAACACGTGCGCGCCATCAGCGTCGGCAAAGCAGTCAAACCCGCAGGCGATCAAACCCCGGATTGGGAACGTTATTTCCTGGTGATGGCTGGTATAGGGCTGGACGCGACGATTGTGCAGAACGTGGATTTGAAATTGAAAAAACGGCTGGGCACCGGCGCTTACCTGGCCGCCGGGCTGGGCTTTCTGGCGCGGCTGCCGCTGACGCCGTTCTCGATCACCTTTAACGGTCAACGGCACGCGAGCACTTTCGCCGTCATCTCGAACGCGGCGAATTACGCATCTATGTTTTCGCTGACACCGGATGCGCGCCTGACCGATGACCGTTTTAAGGTCTGCCTGTTCAATTCGCAAAGCCGCCTGGCCTATCTGGGTTACGCGCTCTTGAGCACGGCGGGCCGTCACATTCACACGAGCGGCGTCACGTATGAAGCGGCGCAATACATCAGCGCCAATTCCAACAACGCCGCCCTGGTGCAATTGGATGGCGAAGTTGCCGGGCACTTGCCGATGCGTTTTGAAAATCTGCCGCAGGCGTTGCGCGTGGTCGCGCCGCCACAGCAGTGACGCGCAACTGTTCAACTGAGGAAACTATGCTTTATCGAATACTCTCTTCCTTGGAAAGCTCCTTCATCGCGGTCTATTACGCCGCGCAATACCTGACCCCCGCGAATGTGCGGGGCGCGGTGCAGACGGCCCTGCACTTCAAATCTCAAATCTCAAATCTCAAATCCGCCAATCAAGCAACGCGCAAAGCCAAGCTCGAACGGCTCGCATTATTCTTGTGCGCGCTGTTACTCTGCACCGGCTCCGCTTTCGGTCAAGCGCCCAATCAAACGGCCACCGCCTCCACAGGCGCAGCGCCCGTGACGACCACGCTTACGCCCGCCGCCTTATCCGTTGAACTCAAAACCTTGCGCGATGAAGGCAATGCGGCGCTCTTCAACATTGATTACGCCACCGCGCGCACCAAATTTGAAGAGATTCGCAAGCTGGCTCCGCAACACCCGGCCGGCGATCTGTATCTTTCAATTGCGACCTGGCTCGAATACCTCTACCGCAACCGCCGCCTGCAAACCAGCCTCTACAATTCCGACTCCAGCTTTTACGCCGGGGCCGAAAACGCCAAAGAGGAAACCGAAGGCGATGCCGTTGATCCGGCCGTAGACAAAGCCTTCCGCGACCGCATTCAGCAGGCCAAGCTCAAAGCCCTGACGCTGTTCAACCGCGACAAAAAAGACCCTGATGCGCTTTATTTCCTCGGTGCCGTACACGGCGTGCTGGCCGGGTATGAAGCCTCGACCGCGCGCAAGTTTTTCGCCGCCATGCGCAACGGTTCACGCAACGTAGACCTGCACCAAAAGGTCATCGAATTGAAGCCCGATTATTACGACGCCTATCTCGCCGTCGGCACCTATCACTACATCCTGGGCACGCTGCCGTTTTATATGAAAGCTCTCGCAGCCATCGGTGGCATGCGCGGCAACAAACAAAAAGGCATCGCCGAGATGCAAACCGTCGTCGAGAAAGGCAACAACTCCGATGACGCCAGCGTGTTGTTGCTGGCCGTTTTCCAAAACGAAAAACGCCCGCAAGACGCGCTCGCCATTCTGCAACGCCTGAGCGCCAAGTATCCGCGCAACTATCTCTTCC
This window encodes:
- a CDS encoding D-glycerate dehydrogenase, which produces MKPRVFVTRRLPEPALMRLSQACEYRIGTEHGVLDRAALLAGVRDAEGLICLLTDTIDRAVIEAGRQLRIIANVAVGYNNIDVAYAKQRGLIVTNTPDVLTDATADLTWALILAVTRRLVEADQFTRAGRFDGWDFDMLLGAGLTGKTLGVIGFGRIGKAVGRRAVGFGMQIIYCGSDEIAYRDDPSHARLSTPPHSTPKWRSDSFAPRRVSFDQLLQQSDVISLHVPLAATTKHLLDAAAFAQMKPGAYLINTARGPIVDEAALVAALQGGHLAGTGLDVYEREPEIHPALFSLPNVVLLPHIGSATCETRTAMAMLAVENTIDVLTGKAPRTPV
- a CDS encoding diacylglycerol kinase family lipid kinase, translated to MMKQIERITLIYNPTAGALRRNPTIINRLVAALEARHLAVTLSPTKRAYHATELAREAVRAQADCVLVCGGDGTINEAVQALVGTDTALAIWPGGTANVLAKELRLPNDPDATAALITQQHVRAISVGKAVKPAGDQTPDWERYFLVMAGIGLDATIVQNVDLKLKKRLGTGAYLAAGLGFLARLPLTPFSITFNGQRHASTFAVISNAANYASMFSLTPDARLTDDRFKVCLFNSQSRLAYLGYALLSTAGRHIHTSGVTYEAAQYISANSNNAALVQLDGEVAGHLPMRFENLPQALRVVAPPQQ